One genomic window of Punica granatum isolate Tunisia-2019 chromosome 1, ASM765513v2, whole genome shotgun sequence includes the following:
- the LOC116191343 gene encoding protein DETOXIFICATION 27-like: MGRIDRRPFLLSEASPGNREQSPAVLDQINGVGSTKANKDEGVELPLGRRVWRESKKLWYILGPSIFGRVAGYTMSVVTQAFAGHLGEVELAAMSITISVIIGFNFGLLLGMASALETLCGQAFGAKRYHMLGIYIQRSFVVLFLCCFLLLPVYIFAAPLLRFLGQPDDVAELTGKLALWMIPTHFSYAFIFPLNRFFQSQLKAPIVAWASVAGLVASVATSWLCTYVLGFGVFGLAQCLNLGWWVTALGMLVYATCGGCPLTWTGWSVEAFSGLWEFIKLSVASGVMLCLENWYYKILILMTGHLHNVTVALDALSICMNINGWEMMIPFAFFAATGVRVANELGAGYGKAAKFATIVSVMQSTLIGIFFCLLVMVLRSKIAYIFTSSPEVIEEVSKLSYLLGATILLNSIQPILSGVAVGSGWQGSVAYINLGCYYGIGLPLGLLLGWVFNMSVMGIWGGMIFGGTAVQTIILAVITIRCDWEKEAEKAQQRVTKWSTSKPDDGEQYIAP; the protein is encoded by the exons ATGGGAAGGATTGACCGGCGACCCTTCCTCCTATCAGAAGCCTCCCCCGGCAACCGCGAGCAAAGTCCGGCCGTCCTTGATCAGATTAATGGAGTGGGAAGCACTAAAGCTAACAAGGACGAGGGTGTGGAACTGCCGTTGGGGCGGAGGGTGTGGAGGGAGTCGAAGAAGCTCTGGTACATACTTGGGCCGTCCATATTTGGCCGGGTGGCCGGCTACACCATGAGCGTTGTAACTCAAGCCTTCGCTGGCCACCTTGGTGAGGTTGAGCTCGCTGCCATGTCCatcaccatctccgtcatcatCGGCTTCAACTTTGGCCTCCTG CTAGGGATGGCAAGTGCACTGGAGACGCTGTGCGGGCAGGCTTTCGGGGCGAAACGATACCATATGCTAGGAATATACATACAGCGATCGTTCGTCGTGCTCTTCCTCTGCTGCTTCCTCCTCTTGCCTGTCTACATCTTTGCGGCCCCGCTGCTCCGCTTCCTAGGCCAGCCGGACGATGTGGCAGAGCTAACTGGGAAGCTTGCACTGTGGATGATCCCCACGCACTTCAGCTACGCCTTCATCTTTCCGCTCAATCGATTCTTCCAGAGCCAGCTCAAGGCCCCCATTGTCGCCTGGGCCTCTGTGGCGGGCCTGGTCGCCAGCGTGGCCACCAGCTGGCTCTGCACCTACGTGCTCGGTTTCGGGGTCTTTGGGCTGGCACAGTGCCTGAACCTCGGGTGGTGGGTGACAGCGCTTGGGATGCTCGTATACGCCACTTGCGGTGGCTGCCCACTGACGTGGACAGGGTGGTCCGTGGAGGCGTTCTCCGGGCTCTGGGAGTTCATCAAGTTGTCTGTTGCTTCTGGGGTCATGCTCTG CCTGGAGAATTGGTATTACAAGATACTGATTCTGATGACGGGGCACCTTCATAATGTTACGGTTGCATTGGACGCCTTGTCGATCTG CATGAACATTAATGGCTGGGAAATGATGATTCCATTTGCCTTCTTTGCTGCAACCGG AGTAAGGGTGGCAAATGAGCTCGGAGCAGGGTACGGGAAGGCAGCGAAGTTTGCCACGATTGTGTCGGTGATGCAGTCGACCCTGATCGGGATCTTCTTCTGCTTGCTGGTAATGGTCTTACGCAGCAAAATCGCGTATATATTCACGTCGAGCCCCGAAGTTATTGAGGAAGTCAGTAAATTGTCTTATCTCCTAGGTGCGACCATTTTGCTCAACAGTATCCAGCCAATCCTATCAG GAGTTGCCGTTGGATCGGGATGGCAAGGGTCTGTGGCGTATATAAATCTAGGATGCTATTATGGAATCGGGCTCCCTCTCGGGCTCCTTCTGGGCTGGGTATTCAATATGAGTGTCATG GGCATATGGGGCGGGATGATTTTCGGCGGAACGGCTGTGCAGACGATAATTTTAGCTGTAATAACTATAAGATGCGACTGGGAGAAGGAG GCCGAGAAAGCTCAACAGCGGGTAACGAAATGGTCGACTTCTAAGCCCGACGACGGTGAACAATACATTGCACCCTAA